In Elgaria multicarinata webbii isolate HBS135686 ecotype San Diego chromosome 15, rElgMul1.1.pri, whole genome shotgun sequence, one genomic interval encodes:
- the PIN4 gene encoding peptidyl-prolyl cis-trans isomerase NIMA-interacting 4 — protein MPPKGKSGGKGGKGGASAGSDAAEKKPQGPKGGGSTVKVRHILCEKHSRALEALEKLKAGLRFSEVASQYSEDKARQGGDLGWMSRGSMVGPFQDAAFALPVSSMDKPVYTDPPVKTKFGYHIIMVEGRK, from the exons ATGCCCCCGAAAGGGAAAAGCGGCGGCAAAGGGGGaaagg GAGGAGCATCCGCTGGCAGTGATGCTGCTGAGAAGAAACCCCAGGGCCCCAAAGGGGGTGGCAGTACTGTGAAG GTGAGGCATATTTTATGCGAGAAGCACAGCAGAGCCCTGGAGGCCCTGGAGAAACTAAAGGCTGGGCTGCGATTCAGCGAAGTAGCTTCCCAGTACAGCGAGGACAAAGCCAGGCAAGGG GGAGACCTGGGCTGGATGAGCAGAGGCTCCATGGTGGGGCCCTTCCAGGACGCTGCCTTCGCCTTGCCTGTGAGCAGCATGGACAAACCCGTGTACACAGACCCTCCGGTCAAAACCAAGTTCGGCTATCACATCATAATGGTCGAAGGGCGGAAATAA